Proteins from a single region of Hymenobacter aquaticus:
- a CDS encoding reprolysin-like metallopeptidase: MTSTFTNSWRTWRPALLGGLLWATVGTPHQAAAQRVLWANDSQAPAAARQTTAALRQYRPVSFQMDAVRDVLQKAPAEKGAGARGSSTVLSLPMPDGSSQRFRVVEVPVMHPALAAKYPSIKTYEAQGIDDPAATARLDVSPAGFHAMILGSQGRTVYIDPATPGDAEHHLVFERAAMTTAGSSFTCLTTDDQKAVGMPQPTVFQRQPNGTQLRTYRLALACTGEYAATKGGTKEGALAAMVTSVNRVSGVYEKEVAVRLVLIANTDQLIYLDAANDPYTNNSGSAMLNQNQRTISTIIGEANYDIGHVFSTGGGGVAQKPSVCLPTNAAYTQGKARGVTGSGNPTGDAFDIDYVAHEMGHQFGGDHTFNSNKGSCDGGNLSAVSAYEPGSGVTIMAYAGICSPQDLALNSVPYFHSRSFDQIVAHITGAGNCGVVTPTNNQPPVVNAGANYRIPVKTPFTLTGSATDPNSDPLTYSWEQYNLGPTGDPTQPAGDAPIFRFFTPTPVPSRTFPKIYNLITNTDTIGEILPTYGRRLIFRLVARDNRVGGGGVDYDSMNVVVVPTAGPFLVTFPNAALSTPLRWLAGTPQQVTWDVANTTAAPINAANVDIMLSTDGGRTFPTMLLANTPNDGKQQITVPASVASTTSARIKVQASGNIFFDISNSDFTIQAATAPTFFLTPTTASGDAPAICPGATATLNVAVGQLQGFTGAVALSAANLPTGVTVSYANNSVNVGGSTQATITTTSATPSGTYLISLVGTSGSVTQQQQFLITISPLASQAAAPITPTVAAKSTLRPRFTWSAVPNATGYEIEVATNATFTNVVLPLTSVTGTSYTPSLSLQPNTTYFWRVRGTSPCGTAPFSAATQFQTGVSVCQTIASTQVPRAIPAGAVRTVTSSVIVSTSDVVSDIKIRNLSITHPDVSELKLTLTNPQGRSVVLLANACPGTADVTLGFDDAAPAAISCPLNTGATVRPVGRLADLLNDPAATNISGEWKLTIEDNNPSNGGSLRSWSLELCTLGTVPPAPFSLQTLYNTYSNGTGKVDVLWAVDGSSNATSYEVERSFQNNTNFQRIATVPAPGTYYEDQVAVNGRYFYRVRSVNAIGASSYTNEANVLGNKSTTQLKGIQVYPNPSTGIFKVNVDNAQRGTMTLRVTDAMGRTVAAHTLTKGAALLQYDLDLSKLSTGIYQLHIDMPEGTSVQRLMKQ, encoded by the coding sequence CGCCGAGAAAGGCGCCGGCGCCCGGGGCTCGTCTACGGTCCTCTCATTGCCCATGCCCGACGGCAGCTCGCAGCGGTTCCGCGTCGTGGAAGTGCCCGTGATGCACCCGGCGCTGGCGGCGAAGTATCCCTCCATCAAAACCTACGAGGCCCAGGGCATCGACGACCCGGCCGCCACGGCCCGCCTGGACGTGTCGCCCGCTGGTTTTCACGCCATGATTCTGGGCAGCCAGGGCCGCACGGTCTACATTGACCCCGCTACCCCAGGCGACGCGGAGCACCACCTGGTATTCGAGCGGGCGGCCATGACCACGGCCGGCTCCAGCTTTACCTGCCTGACCACCGACGACCAGAAAGCGGTAGGCATGCCCCAGCCCACGGTATTTCAGCGGCAGCCCAACGGCACCCAGCTGCGCACCTACCGGCTGGCCCTGGCCTGCACCGGCGAGTACGCGGCCACCAAAGGCGGCACCAAGGAAGGCGCCCTGGCGGCAATGGTAACTTCGGTCAACCGCGTGAGCGGCGTGTACGAGAAGGAAGTAGCCGTGCGCCTTGTGCTGATTGCCAACACCGACCAGCTGATTTACCTGGACGCGGCCAACGACCCCTACACCAATAATAGTGGTTCGGCCATGCTGAACCAGAACCAGCGGACCATCTCCACGATTATCGGGGAAGCCAACTACGACATCGGGCACGTATTCAGCACCGGCGGCGGCGGCGTGGCCCAGAAGCCCTCGGTTTGCCTGCCCACCAATGCGGCCTACACCCAGGGCAAGGCCCGGGGCGTAACCGGCTCGGGCAACCCCACCGGCGACGCTTTCGACATCGACTACGTAGCCCACGAAATGGGCCACCAGTTTGGCGGCGACCATACTTTTAACAGTAATAAAGGAAGCTGCGACGGGGGCAACCTATCGGCCGTGTCGGCTTACGAACCCGGCAGCGGCGTAACGATTATGGCCTACGCCGGCATCTGCTCGCCCCAGGATCTGGCCTTGAACAGCGTGCCGTACTTTCACTCGCGCAGCTTCGACCAGATTGTGGCCCACATCACCGGCGCCGGCAACTGCGGCGTGGTGACGCCCACCAACAACCAGCCCCCGGTCGTAAACGCCGGCGCCAACTACCGGATTCCGGTAAAGACGCCGTTTACGCTCACCGGCTCGGCCACCGACCCCAACAGCGACCCGCTGACCTACTCGTGGGAGCAATATAACCTGGGCCCGACCGGCGACCCGACGCAGCCCGCCGGCGACGCGCCGATTTTCCGGTTCTTCACCCCCACCCCCGTGCCCTCGCGCACGTTCCCCAAGATCTATAACCTGATTACCAACACCGACACGATTGGGGAAATTCTGCCCACCTACGGTCGGCGGCTGATTTTCCGCCTCGTAGCCCGCGACAACCGCGTGGGCGGCGGCGGAGTAGATTACGACTCGATGAACGTAGTGGTGGTGCCCACGGCGGGCCCCTTCCTGGTGACGTTCCCGAATGCGGCCCTCTCGACGCCCCTGCGTTGGCTGGCCGGCACGCCCCAGCAGGTAACCTGGGATGTGGCCAACACCACGGCCGCGCCCATCAACGCCGCCAACGTGGACATCATGCTGTCGACCGACGGCGGCCGTACGTTCCCCACCATGCTGCTGGCTAATACGCCCAACGACGGCAAGCAGCAGATTACGGTGCCGGCCAGCGTAGCCAGCACGACCTCGGCCCGCATCAAGGTGCAGGCTTCGGGCAATATCTTCTTCGACATCTCGAACAGCGACTTCACCATTCAGGCCGCTACGGCTCCCACGTTCTTCCTGACGCCGACCACGGCCTCGGGCGACGCGCCGGCCATTTGCCCCGGCGCTACGGCCACCCTGAACGTGGCCGTAGGTCAGCTGCAGGGCTTCACGGGTGCCGTGGCCCTGTCGGCGGCTAACCTGCCGACCGGCGTGACGGTAAGCTACGCCAACAACAGCGTGAACGTAGGCGGCTCGACCCAGGCTACTATCACCACGACTTCGGCTACGCCTTCGGGCACCTACCTCATCAGCCTGGTAGGCACCAGCGGCAGCGTAACCCAGCAGCAGCAGTTCCTGATTACCATCAGCCCGCTGGCCTCGCAGGCCGCCGCACCAATTACCCCCACGGTAGCAGCCAAATCGACGCTGCGGCCCCGCTTCACCTGGTCGGCCGTACCCAATGCGACGGGCTACGAAATTGAAGTGGCCACCAACGCCACCTTCACCAACGTAGTGCTGCCGCTGACCAGCGTGACGGGCACCAGCTACACGCCCAGCCTCTCGCTGCAGCCCAACACGACCTACTTCTGGCGCGTGCGCGGCACCAGCCCCTGCGGTACGGCTCCGTTCTCGGCCGCTACCCAGTTCCAGACCGGCGTTTCCGTCTGCCAGACCATTGCCTCGACCCAGGTGCCCCGCGCTATTCCGGCCGGTGCGGTTCGCACGGTAACGTCCAGCGTCATCGTTTCGACCTCGGATGTGGTATCGGACATCAAAATCCGGAACCTGTCCATCACCCACCCCGACGTAAGCGAGCTGAAGCTGACGCTGACCAACCCGCAGGGCCGCTCGGTAGTGCTGCTGGCTAACGCCTGCCCCGGCACCGCCGACGTGACCCTCGGCTTTGACGACGCGGCACCGGCGGCTATCAGCTGCCCGCTGAACACCGGCGCCACGGTACGCCCCGTCGGCCGCCTGGCCGACCTGCTCAACGACCCCGCCGCAACCAACATCAGCGGCGAGTGGAAGCTGACCATCGAGGACAACAACCCCTCGAACGGCGGTTCGCTGCGCTCCTGGAGCCTGGAGCTGTGCACCCTGGGCACCGTGCCCCCCGCTCCTTTCTCGCTCCAGACGCTGTACAACACCTACAGCAATGGCACCGGCAAAGTAGACGTCCTGTGGGCCGTGGATGGCTCGTCCAACGCTACGTCGTACGAAGTAGAGCGTTCCTTCCAGAACAACACCAACTTCCAGCGCATTGCCACGGTACCCGCCCCGGGCACGTACTACGAAGACCAGGTTGCCGTAAATGGCCGCTACTTCTACCGCGTACGGTCGGTAAATGCCATCGGCGCTTCCAGCTACACCAACGAAGCCAACGTACTGGGCAACAAGAGCACCACGCAGCTGAAAGGCATCCAGGTGTATCCGAACCCCAGCACCGGCATCTTCAAGGTGAACGTGGATAACGCCCAGCGCGGCACCATGACGCTGCGCGTAACCGACGCCATGGGCCGCACGGTAGCCGCCCACACCCTGACCAAGGGCGCGGCGCTGCTC